AACCAACAACTGCTACAACAGTCACAGAAGCTAAAACGTTTTCAAAAACTTTGAAATTTGTTCCATGTAGGTAGTTACCAGTTGATTTTTTTAATTGAATGGAAGATACAATCCCTTCTAAATCTTGATCAAGAGTTCCTGCGAATTCAGCATTTTTGATTTCTCTGCTGATTCTTACAAACTCTGCGGGAGTGATATGAGCTTTGATATACTCATGTGCTTCTTTGTTTGTCATTCCATTAGTTACTAAAATTTTCGCTGCTTCCTTAACGTTCATTTGGTTAGCTGGTGCTGCAAATGCTGCTTGAGTGGCAAACACGATAGCGAGTACTAAACTGATTTTCTTTTTCATGGGATTATCCTTTGAATCAAATTTGTTCTTAGCGGAATTTTTCTGAACTCCCCTCTCAAACTTGAATCCATCCTACTACGAAAAAGAATCCAAATCGTCTGGATCGATCGAAGTGGATTGAAAACTACGACCGAATGGATCGAACTGGATGTTTTTTCAGGTTTTTTTCTCTATATTCCCTTGGTGTGGTCCCTGTTTCCTTTTTGAAGGCTTCATTGAAGGTAGATTTGGATCCAAAACCCACATCATAGGCTATGGCAAGAAGGGAGCGATCGGGTTCTTTTTCAATTTTTTCCTTCGCTTCATTCACTCGGTAGAAATTTGTATATTGATAAAAGCTTTGTTTGATTTCTGTGTTTAAAAATTCGGAGAGTTGGTGGGAACTTAGGTCCATTCTTTCCGCTAATTCACGAAGACTTAATTTTTCTTCACGATATATCTTTTCTTTTTCGAATAAATCTTGAAGTTTGTTCCGAACCTGCTGATGGTCTAGTTTGGAAATTTGTGAAATCTTTGCTTTTTTTTCATCTTCTACGATTTTTCGAACTTCCAAAAAGAAATCTGGGTAACTTTGCCTCAGCACATATAAAAAACACAAAAAAATTCCGATCGCAATACCTGACAATTGGTGCGCAGTTTGTCCTCCCTTGGCCAAAGTAATGAGACCATTCAAAGATAATGCCAAACAAAACCCGACGATGAGAATACCGATTTTTAAAGTGTAATTGTTTCGAAACGTACTCCAACGGATTTGTTTGGATATCCTTCGAAAAATACGAAGCAAACACCAAATATAAATCAAAATGGTAGGCAAAACTAAAAATAATGGCCGACTTAAAAACGGATTCAAACCATTAGATTGGTTTTCTAAATAAATTGTTTTGTTCCAAAAATTCCAAAATACAATCAAAACAAATAAGAAAACCAAAGGAACAATTCGGTAAGAAAGCCTTCGAAAGGATCGGAATTTACCTTCCAAAATCGTTAGGAAATATTCATCGAGTAAAACACCAAGACAGGCAACAATTGGTAAATCCGTTAAAAAAAAGGGATACAGAAACTTGATTTTTCCTGAAGAAATTAAGTAAAAGTTAAATAATAAGTAACTTGTTCCGAGGAAGATGATTCCTAAGAGAATTTGTTTTCTGTTTTTATGATAACTAAAAAATTCTCCGATTGCATATAGAAATCCGAGTAATGCAGAAAACAGTAGGAAAAAATTTAAATATTCACCGAAATATTGGGAAGGAGAGAACATAAATACACCGCTTTAAAACCGAAGAACCACTTGATTGTTACAATTAGACGAGAAGTAGAAACGATCAATCATTACTACACGTTGATTCTGGAAGAAACAGAAATATTTTTCTAGAAAACCAAGGGTTCTAACCTTTGGTTATGTTAGAATCCTCTTACATGCGTTGAATTGATAAATGAAACATTCATTTTAAAAAGATTTGAGAATATCAAAAAACCCTGGGAAACTTGTGTCTACCCAACTTGTATCATCAAACGTAAGTTCGACACCCGAAAGTTTCGAAAGAATTGCAAAACTCATCGCAATCCTGTGATCCATAAAGGTTTCGATATGAGAAGTTTTGATTTCTTTTACTTCCCCAAATTCATACCCATCTTCGGATTCGTTTACAACAACTCCCAGCCTTTCGAGATTTGAAACCATCGATAAAATGCGATCCGATTCTTTCGCACGAAGTTCTTCCGCATGAGAGATTTGGAATCCACCTTCCGAAAATAATCCTGCAATTGTAAGGATTGGAATTTCATCAATGATAGAAGGAATCAAATCTTCAGTAATCACTGACCTTTTAAGTTTTGAAGGATAAACGAGCAAATCCCCGATCTCTTCACCACATTCTTGGCGTTTGGCGATGACTTCAATTTTGCCACCCATATTTTTTAAAACAGTGATGATCCCTACACGGGAAGGATTGAGTCCAATGTTACGAATGAGAAGAGGTTCTGTTCCTCCCACACAAAGTCCAAAAACGATATAAAAGGCTGCACTGGAAATATCTCCAGGAATTACAAACTTAGCCCCTTCAAAATGATAAGGAGGTTCTACAGTAAAATGCAGAGGAGAATGGTGTTTGATGTTCCCACCGAGAAATCGAATCATATTTTCTGTATGGTCACGAGAAACCTCTGATTCTTTGTAATCGATGGAAATCTCTGAAGCAAGGGTCGCAAGTACCAAAGCACTTTTGATTTGTGCCGAGGCAATCGGACTGGTATACGAATAACTTTTTAGTTGTTTGCCAGTCACTCGAAGAGGAGCCCGATCATTGCCTTCAACTGACACAATATCCGCACCCATTTCGCGCAGTGGATTCATGATCCTTGCCATAGGACGTTTGCAAAGCGAAGCATCACCAGTCAAAGTGGCATTCATTTGTGGAAGACCCGCAAGAAGTCCCGCAGAAAGCCTGATACCGGTTCCTGCATTGCCAAAATCCAGAACGCCAGCGGGAGATTTTAAGTTTTGTTTTCCTGGGCTTTGTACGGAATAACTTCCTTTCCCCAATGACTCCACCGAAAGCCCTAAACTGACAAAACAATTTAAGGTATGTAGGGGATCTTCTCCTTCTAAAAAACCATGAATTTCCGATTTTCCTTGGGCCAGTGCACTAAAGAGTACCGACCGATGCGAGATGGACTTATCTCCCGGGACATAAATTTCTTTTTTTGCACTTAATTTGATTTGGGGCTTCAACATGTTGTATTTTTCTAAAAAGTATTTTGCAATTTGGCGCTTCTTTAGTAGGTTTTGACGGAAACCAAAGTTTCGCAAAACGAACAAGCAAATGCCTCTAGATACCAGTAAAAATAACCAAAAGATCCCAGTCAATCCAGGTGAAGTCCTTTTCATCGGAGGCAAAGCCTCAACTTCCATGAACATCCTACACGAAGGATCGGTTCGCATTGAAACCACTTTGGGTGACACAAGCATTGTTCTCTATAGTTTGGATGGAGCCAATCTCACCCCAGGTATCTTTGCACTCCTGGAAGGAACACCTTATCCATATACAATTCGGGCCAAAACATCCTGTGTTATTTCCACTTATGTGATGAACCAAGCTAATGCCAAAAAAACTCTTACTTCCAAAGTATCAGTGGGAGTGATGGCCGTTCGGACTCTTCTCAAAGAAATCGGTGAACTCTACAAACGAGTGTTATCGATCAAAGGACTAGCCTCCAAGTTCGAACAAACAATGGATAATTTGGGAGCCGTGTATTATATTTTAAACCCTTCTATCTTTTCTGACGTTAGCCCAGGGGCACTCATCACCCGTGATGAAAATATCATTGATCCAGTGATGAAACTCATCCGAAACAACTTGGCTGGGTTCCAGGAACATGGTGGAATTTTACCTGACAAACCCACTGTTAATTTTTTAGAAGAAGACCATGGCGAATTTTTTGAACGCGATTATAGCGAATCTATAGAATGGAACGATGCGGAATTTCATTTCATTAGAAAAATTTTATCGGTGAATCCAAAAATTTCACAAGCATTATTCGAATCCGATCCAAGTCTCTTACAAAGTGCTGCTGAGAGTTACGTCAAGACCTATCGAGAGTTATTCGAAATTTTAAACAAAGAGACTAGTGAACTTTCTGAGATGATGAACACCATGTTTGTTGGAGAAAATGCACTTGTCGAAAAATTCAATTTAACGTTAGATTTATTTAACACTGGTTATTCCACAATTCCATCTACCGTTTTATTACCAATAACAGAGTGGGCACTAAAAAAATCCAAATCCTTGTTAGACGAATACAAACAAATTTTTGGTTCTCCTTACGCATCCCTTGGTAATAACCTAGATAAATTAGAAACCAAACAAGCGGAACTCACAAACAAATATGGCCATGAACTTGCTGCAGGCAAAAACAAAGAAGAAAGTGCGCAAGGAAATGGAACGATTCATGCTGGAATCGATACCAAAGCTCTCAAAGTAGAACTATTAAACTCAGCTAGTCAAATTCTAAACTATTCACAAGCAGATCCAGAATCTGTAAAAGAATTTTCGACTCTGATGGTAAAACTCAAATCCTTTAAAAACCCACTAGATCCTGAACCAGACAATCGTAAAATCAGAAGGACCATCGCAAAAACGTATTGGGACGTTTATAAAAAATCTTTCACAAAATGGTTACAAGCAGGCAAACAAGCACCGAAGGCCGTTGAACTTATGTTACGGTACGGATATTTTGACGAAAGCCTTCTAGATGAAAGCCATATTGTTGAACTTGTGGGTAGGTTGTACCAAGGAGGAGGAAACCCAAGTGCTCCGATTCATTATGGAACTGATTGGTTAGAAAAAATTTACTCTAGAGAAGTGCCTACTTCTGTAGATGAACTCGGACAAACTTTTTTTGAAAAACTAAAAATGGATCTAAAAGATTCAGGTATCAAATCAGAAAAAGACATCCCACCTGATTATGATACAGGAGATGCAAGACTTGGATCCGAAATTTCATCCATGTATGAACCAAACGTTCGTTTGACGTCTGGTAATATTGCCAGTCACTTTCCTATCCTTACCAAATACCATATCACAATTCCTTTAGAAAAATGTTTTGTATCCAAAGAAGATGTGGAAAAAGCACTCCAATACATTTTGGGAGTGGATTACACTGCCTTCAACCGTGAAGTTATTTATCGAAACGAAGAAATTGGAATCAAAAACGAATTTGTCCAAAGGTCGATCATCCCTGACTTTATCTTAGTTCCGTCCATTGGACCAAAGATTATGATGTGGCAAGATCTTTCCGTTTTCCGTGGAGCTGGTTCTAAAGAATCAAGAGGAAGAATTTGTATTCCTCATTTTGTCACGGGAGACTTAAAAACGTTTATGTTG
The nucleotide sequence above comes from Leptospira harrisiae. Encoded proteins:
- a CDS encoding helix-turn-helix domain-containing protein, with the protein product MFSPSQYFGEYLNFFLLFSALLGFLYAIGEFFSYHKNRKQILLGIIFLGTSYLLFNFYLISSGKIKFLYPFFLTDLPIVACLGVLLDEYFLTILEGKFRSFRRLSYRIVPLVFLFVLIVFWNFWNKTIYLENQSNGLNPFLSRPLFLVLPTILIYIWCLLRIFRRISKQIRWSTFRNNYTLKIGILIVGFCLALSLNGLITLAKGGQTAHQLSGIAIGIFLCFLYVLRQSYPDFFLEVRKIVEDEKKAKISQISKLDHQQVRNKLQDLFEKEKIYREEKLSLRELAERMDLSSHQLSEFLNTEIKQSFYQYTNFYRVNEAKEKIEKEPDRSLLAIAYDVGFGSKSTFNEAFKKETGTTPREYREKNLKKHPVRSIRS
- the aroA gene encoding 3-phosphoshikimate 1-carboxyvinyltransferase, with protein sequence MLKPQIKLSAKKEIYVPGDKSISHRSVLFSALAQGKSEIHGFLEGEDPLHTLNCFVSLGLSVESLGKGSYSVQSPGKQNLKSPAGVLDFGNAGTGIRLSAGLLAGLPQMNATLTGDASLCKRPMARIMNPLREMGADIVSVEGNDRAPLRVTGKQLKSYSYTSPIASAQIKSALVLATLASEISIDYKESEVSRDHTENMIRFLGGNIKHHSPLHFTVEPPYHFEGAKFVIPGDISSAAFYIVFGLCVGGTEPLLIRNIGLNPSRVGIITVLKNMGGKIEVIAKRQECGEEIGDLLVYPSKLKRSVITEDLIPSIIDEIPILTIAGLFSEGGFQISHAEELRAKESDRILSMVSNLERLGVVVNESEDGYEFGEVKEIKTSHIETFMDHRIAMSFAILSKLSGVELTFDDTSWVDTSFPGFFDILKSF
- a CDS encoding cyclic nucleotide-binding domain-containing protein gives rise to the protein MPLDTSKNNQKIPVNPGEVLFIGGKASTSMNILHEGSVRIETTLGDTSIVLYSLDGANLTPGIFALLEGTPYPYTIRAKTSCVISTYVMNQANAKKTLTSKVSVGVMAVRTLLKEIGELYKRVLSIKGLASKFEQTMDNLGAVYYILNPSIFSDVSPGALITRDENIIDPVMKLIRNNLAGFQEHGGILPDKPTVNFLEEDHGEFFERDYSESIEWNDAEFHFIRKILSVNPKISQALFESDPSLLQSAAESYVKTYRELFEILNKETSELSEMMNTMFVGENALVEKFNLTLDLFNTGYSTIPSTVLLPITEWALKKSKSLLDEYKQIFGSPYASLGNNLDKLETKQAELTNKYGHELAAGKNKEESAQGNGTIHAGIDTKALKVELLNSASQILNYSQADPESVKEFSTLMVKLKSFKNPLDPEPDNRKIRRTIAKTYWDVYKKSFTKWLQAGKQAPKAVELMLRYGYFDESLLDESHIVELVGRLYQGGGNPSAPIHYGTDWLEKIYSREVPTSVDELGQTFFEKLKMDLKDSGIKSEKDIPPDYDTGDARLGSEISSMYEPNVRLTSGNIASHFPILTKYHITIPLEKCFVSKEDVEKALQYILGVDYTAFNREVIYRNEEIGIKNEFVQRSIIPDFILVPSIGPKIMMWQDLSVFRGAGSKESRGRICIPHFVTGDLKTFMLEAIAAFRWELCKNILGPDWNNVGIPSITADYTDYVQFFKKSKDLSPELKEKISSEFKRFRTDRDKFAYDYSMWIRYEAEGVQRVNRVVRSIFYRHIPFHKNIREKVSSQPAYSELHNRFKNIRTRQHKEFENKYKKYMDASGNLPKELYENLTFYEV